The Lactuca sativa cultivar Salinas chromosome 2, Lsat_Salinas_v11, whole genome shotgun sequence genome includes a window with the following:
- the LOC111880091 gene encoding putative disease resistance protein RGA3, giving the protein MAEALVTIAAEGILKKVLTIAASEIATAWNYEEKLNSLHQKLELIRARLRDAEKRKETEAVRAWLKQLKEAVVKADDVLDEVDYEILRRQIRKQDQVARKVACLPSLKKLSFRNEIGHKIEKINEDLDEIFKNANGLQLQIDQQPAGTVPDPDRETVPDLDRETVPYPEKFQIFGRDDEKQRIVELLTESRKEEELTILPIVGMGGIGKTALAKLVYNDEKIEQYFDVRKWLCVSVKVSIVKLLEMIYESVAGKEPQLHTKVYLIDSLKELLASKRYLLVLDDVWVEERQYWEDFRKEMLYVNSQNGSGILITTRKLAIGTHDMIRDSCNLEGLSNDECWSIFRGRAFVPGKSPPPELEAIGREIVKKCCGLPLLLNVIGGMLANDTDPEKWLSIKTNNVWDIEEGNKVQRILELSFDNLPNSTVKQCFVYCSIFKKDEVMEREELVRLWIALGLVHEEKNKEMEDVGNDVFQILVSNSLFQDVRRDEHGHITHCSMHDLVHDLSLSLSNHESRCLVDATNDDIARIPHVKHLSFYQELIEDDEFKSKVSMFIERKPVARTLHTLFIKVEIEKKFPFQQFKCIRVLKLKGYKRGKLDDSIGGLVHLRYLDLTYTKILVLPESIGKLYHLQTLKLPKDIEQFPETMRNLICLQYLISHTNIPANILGQLIYLRKLSSVKVVGRKGHGIEELRNLNNLTGTLCIFNLENVESKEDAVNANLSRKKNLYNIEFSWSGNNDEDATRNNKDVLEGLQPPRDVKKLTFRNFSGDNFAEWVTKMAIHIEGKWTPLDKLVEIRLFGCRRCLSLPTLEHLPHLQDLVLESMVSLTSLRSTSDVTGSTKPLSPSLRTLTLWNMERLEKWIDGATNSSKMISPVLEELVIANCPKIILLDECHPHPLVSLSISDCTGMESIKSIQGLTSLEFLYIWNCPSLLGIPSFSCDDYPASVTNVAIDIERKWTTLDKLVKITLSNCCSFLSLPMLEHLPHLQDLWLANMNTLTCLRSSDVTGSMKPLSPSLRSLRLYNMESLEKWIDGATNSSKMISPVLQRLNIKNCPKIILLDECHLHPLVSLSISDCTGLESIKSIQGLTSLESLSIWRCPSLLGIANLPNQCHSLKTLYIFHCEKLTSFAQEMCDCFAFLNDLKLGPFSKELDSFPSLQGIEKLRNHLHSLTLFGDNQWESMPEEIQHLTSLTSLTISGFRMRELPKWLKNMSSIRKLDFYGCKGLNKEIFRQGAPREATYVELNFQRC; this is encoded by the coding sequence ATGGCCGAAGCTTTAGTCACTATTGCTGCGGAGGGGATACTGAAAAAGGTGTTGACTATCGCTGCCAGCGAAATCGCCACTGCTTGGAATTACGAAGAAAAGCTCAACAGCCTCCACCAAAAATTGGAGCTGATTCGGGCCAGATTGCGCGATGCAGAGAAACGAAAGGAAACAGAGGCTGTGAGGGCGTGGTTGAAACAACTAAAAGAAGCAGTGGTCAAAGCTGACGATGTGTTGGACGAGGTTGATTATGAAATTTTAAGGCGTCAGATAAGGAAACAAGATCAGGTGGCAAGAAAGGTAGCCTGTCTTCCAAGCTTAAAAAAGCTTTCATTTCGTAATGAAATTGGTCATAAAATCGAAAAAATTAATGAAGACTTGGATGAAATATTTAAGAATGCAAACGGTTTACAACTACAAATTGATCAACAGCCTGCTGGCACTGTTCCAGATCCAGATCGGGAGACTGTTCCAGATCTAGATCGGGAGACTGTACCTTATCCagaaaaattccaaatttttggGAGGGATGATGAGAAACAACGAATCGTAGAGCTATTAACCGAGTCAAGAAAGGAAGAAGAACTTACAATTTTGCCCATTGTGGGAATGGGTGGTATTGGGAAGACAGCTTTGGCGAAGTTGGTTTACAATGACGAAAAAATCGAGCAGTATTTTGATGTGAGAAAATGGTTGTGTGTGTCGGTTAAAGTTAGCATCGTCAAACTTCTCGAAATGATCTACGAATCTGTTGCTGGCAAGGAACCTCAGTTGCACACTAAGGTCTATTTAATTGATAGTCTTAAAGAGCTGTTGGCATCAAAAAGATATCTGCTTGTCTTGGATGACGTTTGGGTCGAAGAGAGGCAATATTGGGAAGATTTTAGGAAAGAAATGCTATATGTAAACTCACAAAATGGAAGTGGCATTCTTATCACTACACGAAAACTTGCAATCGGAACTCATGATATGATCAGGGATTCGTGTAATCTAGAAGGTCTTTCCAATGATGAGTGTTGGTCAATCTTTAGAGGAAGAGCATTTGTGCCAGGAAAATCACCGCCTCCAGAACTAGAAGCGATAGGGCGTGAGATTGTGAAAAAATGTTGTGGTTTACCATTGTTATTAAATGTAATAGGTGGCATGTTGGCAAATGACACTGATCCAGAGAAGTGGTTGTCCATCAAAACCAACAATGTTTGGGATATAGAAGAAGGGAATAAAGTTCAAAGGATCTTGGAACTGAGCTTTGATAATCTCCCCAATTCTACAGTCAAGCAATGTTTTGTATATTGTTCCATCTTTAAGAAAGACGAGGTCATGGAAAGGGAAGAACTGGTCCGACTTTGGATAGCTTTAGGGTTGGTTCATGAGGAAAAAAACAAGGAGATGGAGGATGTCGGAAATGATGTTTTTCAGATTTTAGTAAGTAATTCGTTGTTCCAAGATGTTCGAAGGGATGAGCATGGTCACATCACTCATTGTAGCATGCATGATCTGGTGCATGACCTTTCATTATCACTTTCAAATCATGAAAGCCGATGTCTGGTGGATGCAACTAATGATGATATTGCACGTATCCCTCATGTTAAACATCTCTCTTTTTACCAAGAACTGATCGAGGATGATGAATTCAAATCCAAGGTTTCTATGTTCATTGAAAGGAAGCCGGTAGCTAGAACTTTGCATACATTGTTCATCAAAGTTGAAATTGAGAAGAAAtttccatttcaacaattcaagtgcATACGAGTCCTAAAACTCAAAGGTTATAAAAGAGGGAAGTTAGACGATTCAATTGGAGGGTTGGTGCATCTCAGGTATCTAGATTTGACATATACGAAAATCCTTGTTCTTCCTGAATCTATTGGTAAATTATACCACTTGCAAACTCTGAAGTTGCCTAAAGACATTGAGCAGTTTCCAGAAACCATGAGAAATTTGATATGCCTGCAATATCTAATCTCTCACACAAACATTCCTGCCAATATCTTGGGGCAGTTGATTTATCTTCGAAAACTGTCTTCCGTCAAAGTGGTTGGAAGGAAGGGACATGGTATTGAAGAGCTACGCAATTTGAATAACCTCACTGGAACGCTCTGTATTTTCAATCTAGAAAATGTTGAGAGCAAAGAGGATGCTGTCAATGCAAATTTAAGTAGAAAGAAAAACTTATACAATATTGAATTCAGTTGGAGTGGGAACAATGATGAAGATGCTACCCGAAACAACAAGGATGTATTGGAAGGCTTGCAACCCCCTAGAGATGTGAAAAAGTTGACATTTAGAAATTTTTCAGGTGATAATTTTGCAGAATGGGTAACGAAGATGGCAATCCATATTGAAGGGAAATGGACACCCCTTGACAAGCTCGTGGAGATCAGGTTATTTGGATGTAGGCGCTGCCTCTCTCTTCCAACGCTTGAGCACCTGCCTCATCTTCAGGATCTGGTGTTGGAGTCTATGGTCAGCTTGACAAGCTTAAGGAGTACTTCCGATGTTACTGGATCTACGAAGCCTTTATCTCCATCGTTGAGAACTCTCACACTATGGAATATGGAAAGACTTGAAAAGTGGATAGATGGAGCAACCAACAGCTCAAAAATGATTTCGCCTGTCCTCGAGGAGTTGGTAATTGCTAATTGCCCAAAGATTATTCTCTTAGATGAATGCCATCCCCATCCTCTTGTTTCCTTAAGCATATCTGACTGCACAGGTATGGAGTCCATTAAGAGCATACAAGGCCTTACATCTCTTGAATTTTTATATATCTGGAATTGCCCTAGTCTTTTAGGAATACCCAGTTTTTCTTGTGATGATTACCCAGCATCAGTAACGAACGTGGCAATCGATATCGAACGGAAATGGACGACCCTTGACAAGCTGGTGAAAATCACATTATCTAACTGTTGTAGCTTCCTCTCTCTTCCAATGCTTGAGCACCTACCACATCTTCAGGATCTTTGGTTAGCGAACATGAACACGTTGACATGCTTAAGGAGTTCCGATGTTACTGGATCTATGAAGCCTTTGTCTCCATCGTTGAGATCTCTCAGACTATATAATATGGAAAGCCTGGAAAAGTGGATAGATGGAGCAACCAACAGCTCAAAAATGATATCGCCTGTCCTCCAGAGATTGAATATCAAGAATTGTCCAAAGATTATTCTCTTAGATGAATGCCATCTCCATCCTCTTGTTTCCTTAAGCATATCTGACTGCACAGGTCTGGAGTCCATTAAGAGCATACAAGGCCTTACATCTCTTGAATCTTTATCTATCTGGAGGTGTCCTAGTCTTTTAGGAATAGCTAATTTGCCCAACCAGTGTCATTCTTTGAAGACTTTGTATATTTTCCATTGCGAAAAGCTGACTTCCTTCGCTCAAGAAATGTGTGACTGTTTTGCCTTCTTAAATGACTTGAAACTTGGTCCGTTCTCAAAGGAGCTGGATTCTTTCCCAAGTCTCCAAGGCATCGAGAAGTTAAGGAACCACCTTCACTCGTTAACATTATTTGGTGACAATCAGTGGGAGTCAATGCCAGAAGAAATACAACACCTCACCTCACTGACTTCATTAACCATAAGTGGATTCAGAATGCGAGAACTGCCCAAGTGGTTAAAAAACATGTCATCTATCCGAAAATTAGATTTCTATGGTTGCAAAGGGCTAAATAAAGAAATATTTAGACAGGGAGCACCGCGTGAAGCAACTTATGTCGAACTAAATTTTCAAAGGTGTTAA